The proteins below come from a single uncultured Carboxylicivirga sp. genomic window:
- a CDS encoding outer membrane beta-barrel protein — protein sequence MRISTLLLLSFLFSINISSQNIFWGFELYGGISNYYNKPSSVTDYKFKESYGATLLLEMNIKNNTFFQSGFGYLNNGNKLIVDDISAYDKTVNSQNYLRVPLNVRFKELTKSKKLTITTGLYYSYLLSRIRKSEGYSREYEISWNDKTNDIKELSNLNRHDLGLNVELNRVFVSTDKFNIGFGLYGMLGLLPTIKNSTYKFQNYSFGFKTIICKK from the coding sequence ATGAGAATCAGTACACTTTTATTACTTTCATTTCTTTTCTCAATAAATATTTCATCTCAAAATATATTTTGGGGATTTGAATTATATGGAGGAATTTCAAATTATTATAACAAACCCTCTTCTGTCACTGACTATAAATTCAAAGAAAGTTATGGTGCCACATTATTACTAGAAATGAACATTAAAAATAATACCTTTTTTCAATCTGGATTTGGTTACTTGAACAATGGTAATAAACTAATAGTAGATGATATAAGTGCGTATGACAAGACTGTGAATTCCCAGAACTATTTACGTGTACCCCTAAATGTTAGATTTAAAGAACTCACTAAAAGCAAAAAACTAACAATAACAACAGGTTTATATTATTCTTATTTATTATCTAGGATTAGAAAAAGTGAAGGCTATTCAAGAGAATACGAAATAAGTTGGAACGATAAAACTAATGATATTAAAGAATTAAGTAATTTAAACAGACATGACTTAGGCCTTAATGTTGAATTAAACAGAGTTTTTGTTTCAACAGATAAGTTCAACATAGGTTTCGGACTTTACGGTATGCTAGGATTGTTACCGACAATAAAGAATAGCACCTATAAATTCCAAAACTATTCTTTTGGTTTTAAAACAATTATATGTAAAAAATAA
- a CDS encoding outer membrane beta-barrel protein: MKKQLLLVIITLIPMVIFAQGQTGIKVLEGNIGYSSSNDDSYNDYYNQTNEYKTQRFYINPKIGWFVSESSVLGVGIGYQFNKYESQSETKHHLFSINPYYKNYQKITDKLFFTTTVDLALGFGKESNDDDDFTENLFIYSINVRPGINYFLSEHWALKANFGSLFYQRTKEKITQGAEDHENETKSSEFGFNFNTDSFSMGVGYYF, translated from the coding sequence ATGAAGAAGCAATTATTATTAGTGATTATAACCCTAATACCAATGGTTATTTTTGCTCAAGGACAAACAGGAATTAAAGTATTAGAAGGAAATATCGGATACTCATCATCTAATGATGATAGTTACAATGATTATTATAATCAAACCAATGAATATAAAACACAACGCTTTTATATAAACCCAAAAATTGGCTGGTTTGTTTCAGAGTCATCAGTATTAGGTGTTGGTATTGGATATCAATTTAATAAATATGAAAGTCAGTCAGAAACCAAACACCATCTATTTTCAATTAACCCTTATTACAAGAATTATCAAAAAATTACAGATAAATTATTTTTCACAACCACTGTTGACCTTGCATTGGGATTTGGGAAAGAATCAAATGATGATGATGACTTTACTGAAAATTTATTTATTTACAGCATAAATGTTCGTCCAGGCATTAATTATTTTTTATCAGAACATTGGGCGTTAAAAGCAAATTTTGGTAGTTTGTTTTACCAAAGAACTAAAGAAAAAATAACCCAAGGAGCGGAAGACCATGAAAACGAAACTAAAAGCTCTGAGTTTGGGTTTAATTTTAATACTGATTCCTTTAGTATGGGGGTAGGTTATTATTTCTAA
- a CDS encoding TonB-dependent receptor → MVRHITLTFLLFLSCRLWAQERITISGTVRDALSGEALIGANVYISETYKGTSTNAYGFYSLTVPKGDYTLNFSMIGYEVQTIQRSFISTITQNIELEPQSFSVDEVVVSTDFNRNVESTEMSVARLNSKEIKKLPVLFGEQDILKTLQLLPGIKSSGEGSSGFHVRGGGLDQNLVLLDEAPVYNPSHLLGFFSVFNSDAIKDVKVYKGGIPAEYGGRLSSVVDVKMNDGDYRNYKVTGGIGLISSRLSVEGPIVKDKGSFIVSGRRTYADLFLGLANDSTVDGTSLYFYDLNMKANYKINEKNQIYLSGYFGRDVFAYNDQFGLNWGNFTGTLRWNHLFSDRLFMNSSLIYSNYDYVNTFEGSGDNQSVDISSGIRDVEFKLKFQYYISTETTLKFGLNSTYHTFLPGSLESNDSTVNSLIMNQRQALENGLYLSAEQKLGTNLTLNAGARLSAFSILGPGTFYSYDADGDRTDSTTVDKGSILETYWGFEPRFSATYLLTPESSVKLSYTHLYQYMHLLSNTTSGTPNDIWLPSSNNIKPQISNQVALGYFRNFSNNTFETSLELYYKKMHNIIDYKNGADLLLNPDVESQVLLGDGESYGSEFLIRKIKGKLTGWIGYTLSKTEHQFDLINDGNPFPARHDQRHNFSVVGIYKLSEKWDFGATWVYNTGNAVTFPSGIYTVSLPVTHKSYQTPYFTERNGYRMPDYHRLDLSFTYTKRKKKNRESSWNFSVYNAYARSNAYSIYFRDDDDNPGQMQAVKLSLFRIVPSVTYNFKF, encoded by the coding sequence ATGGTGCGTCACATAACCCTTACCTTTCTGCTGTTTCTTTCATGTCGGTTATGGGCACAAGAAAGAATTACCATTAGCGGTACGGTTCGTGATGCACTTTCGGGCGAGGCATTAATCGGAGCTAATGTGTATATCTCCGAAACCTATAAAGGCACTTCTACCAATGCGTATGGTTTCTATTCGTTAACGGTACCTAAAGGAGATTATACCCTTAATTTCAGTATGATTGGTTATGAGGTTCAAACCATTCAGCGCTCCTTTATATCTACTATCACTCAAAATATTGAACTCGAACCTCAGAGCTTTAGTGTGGATGAGGTGGTGGTTAGCACTGATTTTAATCGCAATGTGGAATCCACCGAAATGAGTGTTGCCCGACTCAATAGCAAGGAGATAAAAAAGTTGCCGGTGCTGTTTGGCGAGCAAGATATATTGAAAACGCTTCAGCTGTTGCCGGGCATCAAATCATCGGGTGAGGGATCGAGTGGTTTTCATGTGCGGGGTGGAGGGCTGGATCAAAACCTGGTTTTATTGGATGAAGCCCCCGTATATAATCCATCTCATTTATTGGGGTTTTTCTCCGTTTTTAATTCCGATGCCATTAAAGATGTGAAAGTGTATAAGGGTGGAATTCCTGCTGAGTATGGCGGTCGTTTATCGTCGGTGGTGGATGTTAAAATGAATGATGGCGATTACCGAAACTACAAAGTAACGGGAGGCATTGGGTTGATATCATCGCGTTTGAGTGTTGAAGGTCCCATTGTAAAAGATAAGGGTTCCTTCATTGTTTCGGGGCGCAGAACCTATGCTGATTTATTCTTAGGATTAGCTAATGATTCAACAGTTGACGGAACATCTTTGTACTTCTACGATTTAAACATGAAAGCCAATTATAAGATAAATGAAAAGAATCAGATTTATTTATCGGGATATTTTGGGCGCGATGTCTTTGCATACAATGATCAATTTGGATTAAACTGGGGAAATTTCACAGGCACATTGCGTTGGAATCACCTGTTTTCGGATCGTTTGTTTATGAATAGTTCGCTTATCTATAGCAATTACGACTATGTGAATACCTTTGAAGGATCGGGCGATAATCAATCGGTTGATATCTCATCGGGGATACGTGATGTGGAGTTTAAGCTCAAATTTCAGTATTATATTTCAACCGAAACAACGTTAAAATTCGGATTAAATTCAACCTATCACACCTTCCTACCGGGAAGTCTGGAGTCAAACGATTCAACAGTTAATAGTTTAATTATGAATCAAAGGCAGGCCTTGGAGAATGGTTTGTATTTATCGGCGGAGCAAAAACTGGGCACCAATTTAACTCTTAATGCCGGGGCGCGATTGTCGGCATTTTCGATACTGGGCCCGGGAACTTTTTATAGTTATGATGCCGATGGTGACCGAACCGATTCTACCACGGTTGACAAAGGTTCAATATTGGAAACTTATTGGGGGTTTGAGCCTCGCTTTTCGGCAACTTATCTGTTAACGCCCGAGTCGTCGGTGAAGCTTTCCTATACCCATTTGTATCAATATATGCATCTGTTGTCCAACACCACTTCGGGCACTCCCAACGATATTTGGCTACCTTCGTCAAACAATATCAAACCACAAATATCCAATCAGGTAGCATTGGGCTATTTCCGTAACTTTAGTAATAATACATTCGAGACATCGTTGGAGCTGTATTACAAAAAGATGCACAATATTATCGATTATAAAAATGGTGCCGACTTACTGCTTAATCCCGATGTTGAATCGCAGGTGTTATTAGGCGATGGCGAATCATATGGATCGGAGTTTCTAATCAGAAAAATAAAAGGTAAGCTAACCGGATGGATTGGTTATACTTTATCGAAAACCGAGCATCAGTTTGATCTGATTAACGATGGAAATCCTTTTCCGGCAAGACACGATCAACGACATAATTTTTCGGTGGTGGGTATATATAAATTAAGCGAGAAATGGGATTTTGGAGCCACCTGGGTGTATAATACCGGTAATGCAGTTACTTTCCCAAGCGGAATTTATACTGTTTCGTTACCGGTTACTCATAAGAGTTATCAAACACCATATTTTACTGAACGGAATGGCTACAGAATGCCTGATTACCATCGATTAGATTTAAGTTTTACATATACAAAACGAAAGAAGAAAAACAGAGAGAGTAGCTGGAATTTTTCGGTTTATAATGCTTATGCAAGAAGTAATGCTTACTCGATTTATTTCAGAGACGATGATGATAATCCGGGGCAGATGCAGGCAGTAAAGCTTTCGTTATTTCGCATTGTGCCATCGGTAACGTATAACTTTAAGTTTTAA
- a CDS encoding NosD domain-containing protein yields the protein MKYVLTLLLFFITASKVLSITVTGNAYLDNSNTHEGIEVIFKPQSPTAEYSVGYTISDGSFSVTVKAGIYLIEYVKDTYQTHEVNQEIFIAEDKVLTDVTLSSQPLENISGNVSGIWNKNTVYNIEGNTTITTGNTLTIEPGTLIQFEKECKLLVYGKLVSKGTIEENIVFTSAESTKSSGDWGGVFIYGSNTSVINHSILEYAGSESEAKAIVNVENSGKLEISDCIVRNSERGGVYVQFGGAAQIKNNFTTNMSRGLLCNSGSTATISGNKVTNCTFFGISGSSTNATIESNDVSQCDIGIMSESNITISRNIVHNNNKGVYPRRGETPVYINNTFLNNTHGVRLYDSETLEASITNNIFVGNQYAISKETSRTGDPRSIEYNLFYNNNSLYNGTLLGFGVVITTNNNSDGCDTYYNLFEDPLFISSDSNDNDFVCLSSASVAIDAGDPSRQDEDGSIIDIGAIASTGQVPTSSIEDSYSEEQRIFNCFIDKHKEIIVSIEDASSDYIVKVFNLSGVQLVSEKTHRNTILKINASTLTSGIYIVTINNLNGNVIYSNKVIKR from the coding sequence ATGAAATACGTATTAACATTATTGTTATTCTTCATTACCGCCTCTAAAGTCTTATCAATCACTGTGACTGGGAATGCATATCTGGATAATTCGAATACTCATGAGGGTATCGAAGTGATATTTAAACCACAATCTCCAACGGCTGAATATTCCGTCGGATATACAATATCTGATGGTTCATTCTCCGTAACTGTAAAGGCAGGTATTTATTTAATTGAGTATGTAAAAGATACCTATCAAACTCATGAAGTAAATCAAGAAATATTTATAGCTGAGGATAAGGTATTGACTGATGTAACATTATCATCGCAACCATTGGAAAATATATCGGGGAATGTTAGTGGAATATGGAATAAAAACACCGTTTACAACATTGAGGGAAACACTACAATTACAACAGGAAATACACTTACAATAGAACCAGGCACTTTGATTCAATTTGAAAAAGAGTGTAAGCTGTTAGTTTATGGAAAATTAGTTAGTAAGGGAACTATAGAGGAAAACATAGTTTTTACATCAGCCGAAAGCACTAAATCTTCTGGTGATTGGGGTGGTGTTTTTATTTATGGAAGTAATACTTCTGTCATTAATCATTCCATTTTAGAGTATGCTGGTTCTGAATCAGAGGCAAAAGCAATAGTAAATGTTGAAAACAGTGGTAAATTAGAGATCTCAGATTGCATTGTTCGTAACTCAGAGAGAGGTGGAGTCTATGTACAGTTTGGAGGTGCTGCTCAAATCAAAAACAATTTCACAACAAATATGAGTAGAGGACTATTGTGCAATTCTGGTTCAACAGCAACTATCTCTGGAAATAAAGTTACAAATTGTACATTCTTTGGAATATCCGGTAGTTCTACAAATGCTACAATAGAGAGTAATGACGTGTCGCAATGTGACATAGGCATAATGTCAGAAAGTAATATTACTATATCTAGGAATATAGTTCATAATAATAACAAAGGTGTTTATCCTAGAAGAGGTGAAACCCCGGTTTATATTAATAATACCTTCCTTAATAATACTCATGGAGTCCGTTTGTATGATTCAGAAACACTTGAAGCAAGTATTACAAATAATATTTTTGTGGGGAATCAATATGCCATTTCAAAGGAAACGTCAAGAACGGGGGATCCAAGGTCTATTGAGTATAACCTATTCTATAACAATAATTCTCTTTATAATGGTACGCTATTAGGTTTTGGAGTTGTTATAACTACAAATAATAATAGTGATGGATGTGACACTTATTACAATCTATTTGAAGATCCATTATTCATAAGTAGTGACTCAAATGATAATGATTTTGTTTGCTTATCTTCTGCTTCTGTTGCAATCGACGCAGGAGATCCATCTAGACAAGATGAAGATGGTAGTATAATAGATATTGGCGCTATAGCTAGCACTGGTCAAGTACCTACTTCTTCTATAGAAGATAGTTATTCTGAAGAACAAAGAATTTTTAATTGTTTTATTGACAAGCACAAGGAGATAATTGTCTCAATTGAAGATGCATCATCAGATTATATTGTCAAAGTATTTAATCTTTCAGGAGTACAGTTAGTTTCTGAAAAGACCCATAGAAACACAATACTAAAAATAAATGCAAGCACTTTAACCAGTGGAATTTATATAGTGACAATAAACAATCTGAATGGAAATGTTATTTATTCTAATAAGGTAATAAAACGATAA
- a CDS encoding DUF4249 domain-containing protein, with the protein MNKQEMLKQIMISMFSLIAFSSCEEVITINLNDTDPQVVIIGSVSNQLDTVMVSISQTANYFQPSENIQITGADVSISDDRGNSYQLTEEKEGQYSSVFAGLPGVTYDLSVKIDDTDYTASSTMPFPVPIESAWITTENWHESVYNMMNVMIQDPPNIDNYYYVKVFRNDTVISNENYLRSYSDKYFDGLYNVFTIWTDTKASTGDTYKVQLFNIDYNFSEYINQFGRVVDQSDLAAIAASTPANPTNNISNGALGYFTACSISEDTFVE; encoded by the coding sequence ATGAACAAGCAAGAGATGTTAAAACAGATTATGATCAGTATGTTTAGCCTTATCGCTTTTTCATCATGCGAAGAGGTAATAACCATAAACCTAAACGATACCGATCCTCAGGTGGTTATTATCGGTAGTGTAAGTAATCAGCTCGATACTGTGATGGTGAGTATATCGCAAACAGCCAATTATTTTCAGCCATCCGAAAACATACAAATAACGGGTGCCGACGTATCAATCAGCGATGATAGGGGAAATAGCTATCAATTAACAGAAGAAAAAGAAGGCCAATACAGTAGCGTTTTTGCCGGTCTACCGGGCGTTACCTATGATTTATCGGTGAAAATTGATGATACAGATTACACCGCTTCATCAACCATGCCCTTTCCTGTGCCAATCGAATCAGCGTGGATCACCACCGAAAACTGGCACGAAAGCGTTTATAATATGATGAACGTTATGATTCAGGATCCGCCCAATATCGACAATTATTACTATGTAAAAGTTTTCAGGAACGATACGGTTATTTCCAACGAAAACTATTTAAGAAGCTACTCCGATAAGTACTTTGATGGCCTTTATAATGTTTTTACCATTTGGACGGATACTAAAGCTTCAACGGGCGATACTTATAAGGTGCAGCTATTTAATATCGATTATAATTTCAGCGAGTATATCAACCAGTTTGGTCGTGTAGTTGATCAGTCTGATCTGGCAGCCATAGCAGCATCAACACCGGCAAATCCAACCAATAATATTTCCAATGGAGCATTGGGATATTTTACGGCTTGCTCCATCAGTGAAGATACTTTTGTTGAGTAG
- a CDS encoding aldo/keto reductase, which translates to METVKLNNGVEMPLVGFGLFQMLEKDKCERTILDAMEVGYRSFDTAATYLNEESIGNAITKSGLKRKDFFITTKLWSSSTGYIETHKAFNRSLDQLQTDYVDLYLIHQPLGDVYGSWRAMEELYEKGKIRAIGVSNFYLDRLVDLMIHNDIKPAINQVEMHPYCQQIEMQRYLQNDGVQLQAWSPLASGKENLFTNKVLASIGEKYNKTVAQVTLRWLIQRNVVIIPRSSNKQRMAENFNIFDFELTPAEMDLIKQLDTNKSIFFDHRDPDIIKWLGKLEQINDL; encoded by the coding sequence ATGGAAACAGTAAAATTGAACAATGGTGTTGAGATGCCTTTGGTGGGATTTGGATTATTTCAAATGCTTGAAAAAGATAAGTGTGAACGAACTATTTTGGATGCAATGGAAGTTGGATACCGATCGTTCGATACTGCAGCAACCTACTTAAACGAAGAATCGATAGGTAATGCTATCACCAAAAGTGGTCTGAAGAGAAAAGATTTTTTTATTACAACCAAATTATGGAGTTCTTCAACAGGATATATTGAAACGCACAAAGCCTTTAACAGATCGTTGGATCAACTTCAAACCGATTATGTAGATTTATATCTGATTCACCAGCCATTGGGCGATGTATATGGTTCGTGGAGAGCCATGGAAGAACTATACGAAAAAGGTAAAATACGAGCTATTGGGGTAAGTAATTTCTATCTTGATCGCTTAGTTGATTTAATGATTCATAACGACATTAAACCAGCTATTAATCAGGTTGAGATGCACCCTTATTGTCAGCAAATAGAGATGCAAAGATATTTGCAAAATGATGGAGTGCAACTTCAGGCCTGGAGTCCCTTAGCTTCGGGAAAAGAAAACTTATTCACCAACAAAGTTCTGGCTTCTATTGGTGAAAAATATAATAAAACTGTTGCTCAGGTTACGTTACGATGGCTGATTCAACGTAATGTGGTTATCATACCCCGATCGAGTAATAAGCAACGTATGGCTGAAAATTTCAATATTTTTGATTTTGAATTAACCCCGGCCGAGATGGACCTAATTAAGCAGTTAGATACAAATAAGAGTATATTCTTCGATCACCGAGATCCGGATATTATAAAATGGTTAGGTAAGCTCGAACAAATAAATGATTTGTAG